In Lolium rigidum isolate FL_2022 chromosome 3, APGP_CSIRO_Lrig_0.1, whole genome shotgun sequence, the genomic window gctcttttcgcagtccctcacgggatcggcttttggatggtacacttcTTTGCCGcgagactccatccggacttggaagcgattggaagagcagttccatatgcaataccattcgaagcttccgagtctagcattgccgatctagcacaactacgtcgaagcgcggagagaccgtgacggagtacatccagccgcttcgagaatcttaggaaccgatgttattcggttcgtataaccgaaaagaagcaagtcgagttggcggtagcaggccttgcaacgcagctcaaggacatggcctcccaagcggattatccctcaccggcgcatatggttcgaaaccgtcggcatatgaacagcgccacccggaccctgtaccaagacaagttcaagcgtgcagtagtcctggtcgatgcagaggaagacgaagttcctgtgggagaccaagaggtagcagcggctgaatggactcggggaggaacccccgtgtcatgcaaatgggtaaagccgccaGGCCCGCctagggggtttgattttgacgtgactaagactgagcaaatcttcgacctcctactcaaggaaaagcagttgaagatacctgaaggtctcaaattccccacggcgcaagagctgaatggaaagccgtactgcaaatggcacaactcgctctcccatgccaccaacgactgcagggtgtggcgtcagcacatccaagcggcgatagagaacgggcgtctaattttcaaccaagtacgccatgaaggtcgatacccgcctcttccccgccgttaacatggtagagttcgcctaccccgaaggttgccagccaggatcctcgttcagcatcgacatggtaggacctgggaatcactctggcaaagatggagatgagggcagctgctctcatagcaaggacacagaggaggccgctccacgcgatcggctccatcatgatggcaagcgctacgtcacagagggagaggtgaaaaacataagatatcagcgacccctctctgatcacctcctcaacaaatatgtgagtcagtatgaccaacaccgacggtccagctatgatgatgaaagagatcgtctggctagagaagccagaagacatcgtcggcatgatcgcgatgaggaggagcacgagcgccgtgccaaagaagaatcaagggagcaagatgacaacgccggtactgggactgccccttcttcagacactgctgggattcaggaatgagccgattgcccacaatcggcaattgcccagaatgcaaccagaagaagaaggaggcagccaacgtatctgtgttcgagcgcctagggcctctcccaccacaaagcaaacgcgctgagtcacctcgttgggcagatcttgaggattcgaagacgagggacaagaagaagaagaagacaggtaccaccggccaaggtggtgcctcgacggactcagccgttcccaaaagcgcagggttcagcggttgcgcggcctggaggaagccgaaaggttatacctacatacattaaggaaggcacgacctgatctggccgcgaaagttcagcgaactctggacgaagagggtcgtccacggaaaatggagtggcgccccaaacaaaggaaagccgatgatgaaacatcggctggcacaaatatggtgttcatcctcccttcggagttcagtgctccaggatttgACGAggtacccgtggcacaacttgaccgcggcccacggccggttatctttgaaaagccacgagaaaagagctacggacatccgaaggccccgtacttgcgaggttatatcgatgggaggcccgtgaataagatgctcggtggacaccggagcggcagtcaacataatgccgtactctatgctacgtcggctgggacgctctagctcggatctaatcaagaccaacgtgacattgagcgatttcaacggccaggcgtctgatgcacaaggagttctgaacgtggatctgactgtaggaaggaaaactattcctacaacgttctttatcgtcgatagcacgagcacttatgctgttctgctgggaagagattggatccacgccaactgctgtattccctccacgatgcaccaatgcataatacagtgggatggagatgaggtagaagtcgtccaagccgatgactcagccgaaatttcaacggctggcatgaacgcatgggaagcggcaggccaagaacccctttcaggtatcaatttggacgactgcgaacgcatcgacgtaacaaagggaagggttaagctggttttatccactggcctgaccatgtaattGAAGCAAAGCGATGTGTAATTTGGCAAGGCTGATcctggtgatcggccccaaaaggctATGAAGaaacattacagaaccttcagtcagcgcttcgatcattatggaggccgatcccagcaatcggccaaaattatcctcaccacatgttctgcttgtgttcgccCTTGACCCCCGTCGGGAGCCGACGTgcgaattacagagccgatatctgccattccttaacagattcggctcgggggggcacctaaacatGGGAACAGATGCAGGAGGACATGTGTGCAGTAAAATATTGGGGCCGATAGGAGGAAATCGGCCGGTATAAATTTTTTTTTCagccgatgcccgtgcatcgacttcagaattgagagcagccgatgcgcagccatcgactctagtgaaATTATGCGAGGTTAATCGAGTCTCCGCCAAATACAGGCCAGCGGTGGTGCCTTCTGTTTCttcgagggagtaaaacaataGAAATTTCTTCagttgcttcgagccgatccgggttcagCTGAAACAGAAGGGGTTATCGGCTGTCGAAGGAAGAAAGGGGATCGGCTCTAGCGcgttctctctgacattctcgcctcgagtaaggctcggggggcagcaggcctgatgGATACTCTGTTTTTGcagtcaaagagccgattgagataccatcggctgatctttcattgcaaccttcttcacaagtgATAGGTTTTGAAGAAGACCATTGGTTTTGGTTGGAAGAATTGAAGAttctacattatccaccagatttaaaaaaaaaaaagagatcatcagttgaagaaggaaagggtgaatttcaaaggaccgatgcgttgctatcggctcattacgcattggcaaaagggggcgaatcggcaaggtcagtatgagagggaatcggctaaattaagctcaaaggaaatcggcaaaatcaaattggggaaaagttcttcattgataggcgggatttcttacatcaaagagctgattgctctcaaaaggaaatactaggggatacattgccccatctactactactggccctatactagaggtcctatctacgggccgtcactgccctcgtcgtcaccgtcgtcgccgctgtcggcgctgcttccgacgggctcgtcgtcgctccagtggccgccgaccgggccctcatcgtcctcatcttcttcgtcagcatcatcatcgctgtcgaaatcgctgaggttgcccggccaggggcagaaccgcttggccggcggctcgtcggaggaggtgtcatcctcctcctcttcctgctcctcctcctcctcctcggaagaggtgaagtcgcaggagaagctgtcgtcgtcgctctcctcctccgtttccccgacggcgaggaagcggaggtcgctctccccgtcggtcagggacttgtcgtcctctgaccagatggagaagtcgtggctagactcctccccggccgcaatggcgcggcgggtgttggctgcgtggacctccgccgggttatactccggcgtcggctcacgggatgtggaggactggctggcaagatccgatggggcagaggaggaagaagacatggtggcgctggAGGGCTTtttgagtgctaatgcgaaggagatgcagaggagaactgttcgtagcggttaaataaaaggggatatagtggaaattcaatgccacagcagtttccgaggaagtggtgcctaaagaaaggaaaaactgccaaatcacgcggagaagttgagaaggcaaggcatcatgatgaaggatactgcgacggttctgccacgacatgacccgacgaaagaaagcagagtgattttggaattaccaattccaaaaccaggggggcatgtgttatcaccagaatttgaccgagtcagaggtgggccgtgatcaggaTGGACTTGGAGAtgtgtacatggaagaaatacgtgaatcggcttcgtgtaccaagtttgggctagtttgcccatgtatctgtaatttattagatcgtatcttagatagagttttacctgtgcacggttaggtgcacgcccacgttagaaagtcccctggactataaatatgtatctagggtttatggaataaacaacaactcacgttcaacccaaacaaaccaatctcggcgcatcgccaactccttcgtctcgagggtttctatccggtagcgacatgtctgcctagatcgcatcttgcgatctaggcagcacaagccccacgttgttcatgcgttgctcgtactgaagcgcttttgatggcgagcaacgtagttatcatagatgtgttagggttagcattgttcttcgtttaagcatgcttacgtagtgcaacccttgcatgtctagccgccctcacacctatctcaggtgtgggggcggcaccccgcttgatcattatttagtagatctgatccgttacggttgctccttgttcatcaaggattagtttaatatctgcattagttaggccttacaaagggggggaggatccagcggcacgtagggtgttgttcgcaagtcctaaacgggatgttccgaggatcgacttcatgttggtttttaggccttgtttaggatcggcttacgatcaccgtgcgtggccgcaaggcccaacctggagtaggatgatccgattatgcggtgaaaaccctaaatcgtcgtagatctcattagctgtatcttgatcaagcaggaccaccatatattcgtgcaccccgtacgaatcatgggtggatcggctccttgagccgattcacagataacctcgagagccgatcgaggctcgtatttaatgtttacgtgtatgccatgcaggaaactaagcgaggcatcttcatcaccttcccgaccaggtataggtcaggtggcacgccctgcacttcgcatcggacgtgtgaccagaagagcattgcgggccgtcgctcggaggggtctcagccagccgcagctctaggctcttcccggctctaccgtgttgacagtcgctgcccgccggtgggttttgacagtCAACAATCATttagtcaaggtttagagtcatagggtaaaattgggtgaaatggctatgtgtcacatatgacttTATATGTTGCCTTTGAACTTTAAATTGACTTAGCTTGATTCAAATGAGGTTGTGgaatgttgaaatggtatataggagtgatcccaccattcacaacatatcttagggtcaattttcttaaattcacaaatttgctattttactctcatatgcctctatggcatttttattttctttttattttcttaggTTTTAACTTGAAAATGAAATAAGAGGTActatataaagtttatgaagcttTTCCAATCCCCTAAgtaaagtagaaaggtctagggtaaagatttataattatagccataggcacatatgcctttttctcatttaattcccttttattttatttaaactaggatggtgagaagaggggtgagtttttagggtttaagattatttcaaatactaataaccagcaatcatggcaatagcacaagggtTAAGcaggatcactatgtatcaatcttaatttaataaaagtttttgttggttccaaaatttggaactagggaaattcatttgtttggtTTTGaagttttgggatgttacacacatTCTGTTATTGTATGAGGGAGAGCTGCCCTACAGGTCTGGCTCTTCGCATCTAGTTAAtttctttttttatatttttccaGCACAAGTCAATTGCAAAATCTTTTGCCAATCCAGATGCTATATGCGCAGAGATCGAGGTCACACACCAAATAAGGATTAAAGCCGAGAGTTCATTTCAGGAGCAGACAAGCAATTTACATTGTTGCAGTATGTTTGCATGTATTCTGTCTGATGCCCCATATTTTCTTAGCATCTATTAGCACATTAGGTTGCTTTGTGTTCGTTCCATTGGGGGAACAAGTACTTTTGATGATCCAATAAATCAATAAGATCATGTACATACTTTGTCACAAAACTGATCGTATTGATTAAGCTGATTTAAGAGTTATATGCAAGCCATCATCTTCTACCTTTTGATCTCGCTTCATTGCAGACAATTTAAAAGCAGCGTGTCACTGCAAACATTCCTTTGTTTTATTTCTTACTTCCCTCTCTTTATAATTAGAGGGTGTTTTGATTGGTTGTAAAATTTGGGTGTACTCCATTATTTAATTCAAGTGAGAACATGGTGATATAACAAAAATGACAACCATTCAAACATGACCTTGGTGTGAAACTTTTTATAAACTCTTCGTCGCACTAATGTCCTGTTCATGTCATCACTCAATGTTGTTCTTCGCACGACTATGTAGGCCTGAGTTTTTTCCGACAAAGTGCTTGCAACCATAATATTTTCAACCTATGCAAGCAGAGTGTCAACGTCATACAGTCCAATTCATGTTAGTTTTTACATATGAAAATTATCTTTCGTTCCTGCGGGCAACGCGCGGGCCATCCACTAGTATTTTTATATGGTGGAACCGCTATGACATCGAAGTCAATAAAAAAAATACTCTAATAGCAACTTGCAATAATCACTCTGAAATAATTGCATCATATGAGCTTCACGAGAGTGTGTATGGCTTCACAAAGTGATTAATCATATCCAAACATTATGTGGTATTGGTTCATTAGAATCGCCGACTATTATATATTAGAATAATGTTGTGTGTGTTGCTCAAATGTGTATGTGATACATTAAAAGTAATATCACATAACACTTTGCTCCAAAACAAATCTATCCTCATGAATTACAAAAAATTgaagaaaataatattttgcaaACGAAATCTCGTGACAATCTTGCAGATTTGTTAACTAAATCTTTACCAAAAACTGGATTTCAAAAGTGCATTCACGATATTGCTATGAGGCGACTACGGAATTTGCAAAATTCTAGGGGAAAAATCCCTAGAGCTAAACTtactaaataaaatattttgcTCTTTCCTACTGTGTTTTCCTACAGATATTTTTATCAGGTTTTAATGAGACAATTACTATATCAACAGTATATATATCAAATTTCTATATTTTCCTACAAGATTTTTGGAGGACAAAATAATGCAAGATCGAAGATTTTCGAATTTCCAAGAACAAAGACTATCAAGACTTTGTCCAAGGGAAAGTGTTAGGAATAAACTGAAGAGTTATCAGTTAGAGTTAGTATTAGGCTATGTGTAGATGGCTTAAAGGCCACCACAACGACGTCGAtgaaaatgataaatatgaatAAGGTATGCTTCAAATTAAGTGTTGCTTTGTTGTTCTCTATCACAAATAACTTACTTTTTTTACTTATACATGTAGTCCCAATCAATGTAATCACTTGTTCACTTTCAGTATTTCTACTCTCCCAATTCTCTTCAACAACGAGAAGTTGACCATGTGTAGATGGCTTAAAAGCCGCCACAACGATGTCGACTGgatgaaaatgataaatgtgatgAAGGTGTGCTTCAAATTAAGTGTTGCTTCGTTGCTCTCTATCACAAAAAACTTATACTTTTTTTTGACTTATACTCGTAGTCCCAATCAATGGAATCACTAGTTCACTTTCTGTATTTCTACTCTCTTCAACAACGACAAGTTGGCCATGTGTAGATGGTTTAAAGGCCACCACAACGATGTCGACTGgataaaaatgataaatgtgaagaagGTATGCTTCAAATTTAGCGTTGCTTCGTTTCTCTATATCACAAAAAAACTTATACTTTTTTGACTTATACTTGTAGTCCCAATCAATGGAATCACTCTCCACTTTCAGTATTTCTAATCTCTTGATTCTCTTCAACAACGACAAGTGAACTAGCGTTGTCCATACACCGTCATGCTTGAACCATCATTGGGTTTTTCCAAAGAGACACAACCACCGTAATAGTGATGTATGTACTCGTGACTGTTGAGGTACTATTGACAGTATGACTAGTTTTAGCGTTGTCCATACGCTGTCATGCTTGAACCATCGTTGGGTTTTTTCCAAAGAGACACAACCACCGTAACAATGATGTACTCGTGACTGTTGAGGTACTATTGCTACCTGCAGTCCTAACCAATGGAATCGCTTGTTCACTTTCAATCTTTCTACTCTCTCGATTCTCTTCAACAACGAGAAGTTGGCCATGTGTAGATGGCTTAAAGGCCACCACAACGATGTCGACCGgatgaaaatgataaatgtgaagaagGTATGCTTCAAATTAAGCGTTGCTTCGTTGCTTTCTATCACAAAAAAAACTTATACTTTTTTTGACTTATATTTGTAGTCCCAATCAATGGAATCACTCGTCCACTTTCAGTATTTCTACTCTCTCGATTCTTTTCAACAACGACAAGTTGGCAACGTGTAGATGGCTTAAAGGCCACCACAACGACATCGACTGgatgaaaatgataaatgtgaagaagGTATGCTTCAAATTAAGCGTTGCTTCGTTGCTCTCTAtcacaaaaaaaaacttaaaaatgaaaaatcaatacAAGAACCACacaataaaatacagatacaagGCTTGTGAATCGGGAAAATTCATGTGCCTCAAAGGCAAGATGTGATCACACAAATCTTAGGGTGCTGTGAACTGTCGAAACATGGCCAAGACGTGGATTTTAGTTGTTGTAGAAGACGTCCTCAAAGCATGGCACATACTGGGGCTCCagcgcgaggaacacgacgaAGCCCTTGTCCCTGTCGGCTTGTTGCATCACGTACGCCATGCCGGTGCCGAACATCTGTGCGGGCGCAACCAACCGTGGCGCGCCCCAGCCGAAGTCGGCGTCGTACACGGGCAGCCCCAGCCAGGCTGTCACCCACAGGTCAGACTCCGGTAGGAGCTGCCATGGCGCGACCTGCAAGCTTCCCTTGTCGGACTCTAGCCCCAGGTAGTCGATCATCGAGCGCACATACGCGTCGTCAACGTCCTCCAGCGACTTCTTGATTGCGTCGGTCATGTATCCCAATGGCTTCGACAGCACATCGGCCACCTTGACGGTGACGAGGTCACGCAGGATGGCGTTTCCGGAGAAGTAGCGCGGGACCGGCGGGCATAGGCGGTGGCGGACGTTGACCGTGACGCGGAGGTGTGTGTCGGAGCCGGAGGCGAGCCCGCGCGCGATGCACATGCAACGCCAGAGGTGCGCGGTGACGGCGCCGTAGGTAGACACTCCAGGCGCACACTGCGACTTGAGGTCCGCGAGCAGCTTGGGGGAGACGGAGTAGCGAAGGGTAATGCAGGGGCGTGGGAGGCCGCTGAGGTGCGCCGAGGAGTAGGCCGAGTGGTGGaagtcggcgtgcggcggcgaaCGCCCTTGGAGGAGCGTGCGGTCGTGGGAGGGCGGCGAAGGGCATgcctcggcgacggcgaggccacGCGCCAAGCCGGACCACGTCTGGATGAAGTGGAACGCGCCGATTCCGTCCATGAGCGCGTGGTGGATCGCTGTGCCCAGTACCACTCCGCCGCACTTGAGGAACGTCACCTGAAACATGGCCATTAGGCAAGGCGGGTCGCCGGACGGCGCCACCGGGACGAACACGCGCCTGACTTTTGGCGAGGGCACGTAGTTGCTGAAGAGGTCCTCCCCGGTGCAGTCCGCCCTTGCGACGACGTATAGCGCTCCCTCGCCATGGCAGTCGATCTGCAGCCGCCCATCCTCGTCCATGCCTAGCCTCCCGGCGAGCGGGTAGAACAGCACCAGCGCCTTGGCCAGGGCCGCCATCAGCCGGTCCGGCGAGAAGAAGCCCTCGCCGCCCGTCGTCGGCGCCGGGTAGTAGTAGACCAGCGCCGTGTGCGTCAT contains:
- the LOC124694213 gene encoding putrescine hydroxycinnamoyltransferase 1-like encodes the protein MKVEMVESTLVAPSEETPRQALWLSNFDVTAAMTHTALVYYYPAPTTGGEGFFSPDRLMAALAKALVLFYPLAGRLGMDEDGRLQIDCHGEGALYVVARADCTGEDLFSNYVPSPKVRRVFVPVAPSGDPPCLMAMFQVTFLKCGGVVLGTAIHHALMDGIGAFHFIQTWSGLARGLAVAEACPSPPSHDRTLLQGRSPPHADFHHSAYSSAHLSGLPRPCITLRYSVSPKLLADLKSQCAPGVSTYGAVTAHLWRCMCIARGLASGSDTHLRVTVNVRHRLCPPVPRYFSGNAILRDLVTVKVADVLSKPLGYMTDAIKKSLEDVDDAYVRSMIDYLGLESDKGSLQVAPWQLLPESDLWVTAWLGLPVYDADFGWGAPRLVAPAQMFGTGMAYVMQQADRDKGFVVFLALEPQYVPCFEDVFYNN